The Elgaria multicarinata webbii isolate HBS135686 ecotype San Diego chromosome 1, rElgMul1.1.pri, whole genome shotgun sequence genome has a window encoding:
- the TMEM196 gene encoding transmembrane protein 196 isoform X3 — protein sequence MCTSGQIIGSLLVLSVLEIGLGVSSVAVGAVSFSLVFADAEQTTQLGDSSPVWSGVCFLLCGVCGILCAKKKSGLIMILFSACCICGLIGGILNFQFLRALTKKSSSLYPLHLTSMSLACLGIGGCTLSSWLTCRLASYEQRRMFSEREHSLHHSHEMAEKEMTDNMCNGGPHLIYNGRAY from the exons ATGTGCACCAGCGGCCAGATCATCGGAAGCCTCCTGGTGCTCTCCGTGCTGGAGATAGGGCTGGGGGTGTCCAGCGTGGCCGTGGGGGCTGTCAGCTTCAGCCTGGTCTTTGCAGACGCGGAGCAGACGACTCAGCTGGGAGACTCTTCTCCGGTATGGAGCGGGGTGTGT TTTCTGCTGTGTGGAGTATGTGGAATACTGTGtgccaaaaaaaaatcaggactTATC ATGATACTTTTCTCAGCCTGCTGTATCTGTGGACTAATTGGAGGAATATTAAATTTTCAGTTCCTTCGAGCTCTGACCAAGAAGTCCTCATCTCTCTATCCATTGCATCTTACCTCCATGTCTCTTGCATGCCTTGGAATTGGGGGCTGCACTCTTTCTTCCTGGCTCACTTGTCGGCTAGCTAGCTATGAGCAAAGAAGGATGTTTTCAGAAAGGGAGCATTCACTGCATCACTCCCACGAAATGGCAGAGAAA GAAATGACAGACAATATGTGTAATGGAGGACCACATCTAATTTATAATGGAAGAGCATACTGA
- the TMEM196 gene encoding transmembrane protein 196 isoform X4 gives MCTSGQIIGSLLVLSVLEIGLGVSSVAVGAVSFSLVFADAEQTTQLGDSSPFLLCGVCGILCAKKKSGLIMILFSACCICGLIGGILNFQFLRALTKKSSSLYPLHLTSMSLACLGIGGCTLSSWLTCRLASYEQRRMFSEREHSLHHSHEMAEKEMTDNMCNGGPHLIYNGRAY, from the exons ATGTGCACCAGCGGCCAGATCATCGGAAGCCTCCTGGTGCTCTCCGTGCTGGAGATAGGGCTGGGGGTGTCCAGCGTGGCCGTGGGGGCTGTCAGCTTCAGCCTGGTCTTTGCAGACGCGGAGCAGACGACTCAGCTGGGAGACTCTTCTCCG TTTCTGCTGTGTGGAGTATGTGGAATACTGTGtgccaaaaaaaaatcaggactTATC ATGATACTTTTCTCAGCCTGCTGTATCTGTGGACTAATTGGAGGAATATTAAATTTTCAGTTCCTTCGAGCTCTGACCAAGAAGTCCTCATCTCTCTATCCATTGCATCTTACCTCCATGTCTCTTGCATGCCTTGGAATTGGGGGCTGCACTCTTTCTTCCTGGCTCACTTGTCGGCTAGCTAGCTATGAGCAAAGAAGGATGTTTTCAGAAAGGGAGCATTCACTGCATCACTCCCACGAAATGGCAGAGAAA GAAATGACAGACAATATGTGTAATGGAGGACCACATCTAATTTATAATGGAAGAGCATACTGA
- the TMEM196 gene encoding transmembrane protein 196 isoform X1 — MCTSGQIIGSLLVLSVLEIGLGVSSVAVGAVSFSLVFADAEQTTQLGDSSPVWSGVCFLLCGVCGILCAKKKSGLIMILFSACCICGLIGGILNFQFLRALTKKSSSLYPLHLTSMSLACLGIGGCTLSSWLTCRLASYEQRRMFSEREHSLHHSHEMAEKRLRGIEITDLPSCPVVPPTPELPSRQVSTSPHPHFNRHYLAPYLEIPAETKEMTDNMCNGGPHLIYNGRAY, encoded by the exons ATGTGCACCAGCGGCCAGATCATCGGAAGCCTCCTGGTGCTCTCCGTGCTGGAGATAGGGCTGGGGGTGTCCAGCGTGGCCGTGGGGGCTGTCAGCTTCAGCCTGGTCTTTGCAGACGCGGAGCAGACGACTCAGCTGGGAGACTCTTCTCCGGTATGGAGCGGGGTGTGT TTTCTGCTGTGTGGAGTATGTGGAATACTGTGtgccaaaaaaaaatcaggactTATC ATGATACTTTTCTCAGCCTGCTGTATCTGTGGACTAATTGGAGGAATATTAAATTTTCAGTTCCTTCGAGCTCTGACCAAGAAGTCCTCATCTCTCTATCCATTGCATCTTACCTCCATGTCTCTTGCATGCCTTGGAATTGGGGGCTGCACTCTTTCTTCCTGGCTCACTTGTCGGCTAGCTAGCTATGAGCAAAGAAGGATGTTTTCAGAAAGGGAGCATTCACTGCATCACTCCCACGAAATGGCAGAGAAA AGATTGAGGGGTATTGAGATAACTGATCTGCCCAGCTGCCCAGTGGTTCCCCCGACACCAGAGTTACCTTCAAG ACAGGTGTCTACATCACCACACCCCCACTTCAACCGACATTATCTGGCACCCTATTTGGAAATCCCAGCAGAGACCAAG GAAATGACAGACAATATGTGTAATGGAGGACCACATCTAATTTATAATGGAAGAGCATACTGA
- the TMEM196 gene encoding transmembrane protein 196 isoform X2, producing MCTSGQIIGSLLVLSVLEIGLGVSSVAVGAVSFSLVFADAEQTTQLGDSSPFLLCGVCGILCAKKKSGLIMILFSACCICGLIGGILNFQFLRALTKKSSSLYPLHLTSMSLACLGIGGCTLSSWLTCRLASYEQRRMFSEREHSLHHSHEMAEKRLRGIEITDLPSCPVVPPTPELPSRQVSTSPHPHFNRHYLAPYLEIPAETKEMTDNMCNGGPHLIYNGRAY from the exons ATGTGCACCAGCGGCCAGATCATCGGAAGCCTCCTGGTGCTCTCCGTGCTGGAGATAGGGCTGGGGGTGTCCAGCGTGGCCGTGGGGGCTGTCAGCTTCAGCCTGGTCTTTGCAGACGCGGAGCAGACGACTCAGCTGGGAGACTCTTCTCCG TTTCTGCTGTGTGGAGTATGTGGAATACTGTGtgccaaaaaaaaatcaggactTATC ATGATACTTTTCTCAGCCTGCTGTATCTGTGGACTAATTGGAGGAATATTAAATTTTCAGTTCCTTCGAGCTCTGACCAAGAAGTCCTCATCTCTCTATCCATTGCATCTTACCTCCATGTCTCTTGCATGCCTTGGAATTGGGGGCTGCACTCTTTCTTCCTGGCTCACTTGTCGGCTAGCTAGCTATGAGCAAAGAAGGATGTTTTCAGAAAGGGAGCATTCACTGCATCACTCCCACGAAATGGCAGAGAAA AGATTGAGGGGTATTGAGATAACTGATCTGCCCAGCTGCCCAGTGGTTCCCCCGACACCAGAGTTACCTTCAAG ACAGGTGTCTACATCACCACACCCCCACTTCAACCGACATTATCTGGCACCCTATTTGGAAATCCCAGCAGAGACCAAG GAAATGACAGACAATATGTGTAATGGAGGACCACATCTAATTTATAATGGAAGAGCATACTGA